Within the Acidobacteriota bacterium genome, the region CCATGATGTGCGAACATGCCCCCGCCGCGCAACCCGGGAAGACGTTGCTGCCGGGGCCAATTACCTGTCGTACAGCAACGACGGCATCCACAGCGTGATCTCCGGCAAAAAGATCATCACGATGATGGCGAAAACCAGCACCATCACATAGGGCAGCGCCGATTTGGACAGGCTCTCGATGGAGCACCCGGTCAATCGCATGGCGACGAAGAGGTTGACGCCGAGCGGCGGCGTCAGGAAGCCGATTTCGCAACAAAGCACGAAAAGGATGCCGAAGTGGACCGGGTCCACGCCCATGGTCTTGACCACCGGCAGCAAGACCGGCGTCAACAGGATGATCTGAGCGATCGTGTCCATCCACATGCCGATGAAGATCAGAAGCACGCAGACGATCAGCAGAATGACATGCTTGTCGTCGGACAGGCTGGCGATCCACTTGGCCATGTCCTGGGGGATGTTCTGAAGCGTCAGGATCTGCCCGAACACGGTGGCCGTGGCGATGATGACCAGGACCGAGCCGCTGATCGTCGCGCTGAAGATGAAGGTCTCCTTCAGCTTTGCGAAGGTCATCTCACGGTAGACGAGCAGCGAAACGAGCAAGCCGTAGACGACCGCCACGACCGCCGATTCGGTCGGCGTGAAGACGGAGGTGTAGATGCCGCCCAGGATGATGATGGGGGCGAGCAGCGCCCAGATGCCGCGGCGCAGCGCGCGCAGGAAGGCGATGACGTCGACGGCCGCGTCGGCCGAGCGATAGCCGGCGCGCCGTGCCAGCAGATAGGCGGTCACAGTCAACATCAGCCCGACCGCCACGCCGGGCACGATGCCCGCCGCGAACAGCCGCGGGATCGATGTCTCGGAGCTGACGCCATAGATGATCATCGGCACAGAGGGCGGGATGAGAATGCCCAGCGTCCCGCCGGATGCCGTGACCCCGCCGGAGAAGGACGCGGTATATCCCTGGCGCAGCATGGAGGGGATCATGATCGAGCCGATCGCCGCAACCGTCGGCGGGCCGGATCCGGAGATCGCCGCGAAGAACATGCACGCCAGAATCGTG harbors:
- a CDS encoding TRAP transporter large permease produces the protein MSVGAAIAIAFVICLLLGVPIATAMGIAAVVAILIAGLPITFLVQVMFEALNSFPLIAIPLFILAGAIMERGGLSQRIVDIFMPLIGRSYGGLAIVTILACMFFAAISGSGPPTVAAIGSIMIPSMLRQGYTASFSGGVTASGGTLGILIPPSVPMIIYGVSSETSIPRLFAAGIVPGVAVGLMLTVTAYLLARRAGYRSADAAVDVIAFLRALRRGIWALLAPIIILGGIYTSVFTPTESAVVAVVYGLLVSLLVYREMTFAKLKETFIFSATISGSVLVIIATATVFGQILTLQNIPQDMAKWIASLSDDKHVILLIVCVLLIFIGMWMDTIAQIILLTPVLLPVVKTMGVDPVHFGILFVLCCEIGFLTPPLGVNLFVAMRLTGCSIESLSKSALPYVMVLVFAIIVMIFLPEITLWMPSLLYDR